CCCGGCACGACCATGACCGGCTTCTTCGAGGACCTCATGGAGCACGAGCGCCACGGTCACCTCGACCAGGCGCTCGCCGGCATCCCCACGCTCGTGCTGGTCGGCGAGCGCGACCTGCTCACCCCACCGGCGCACGCCCGGGCGCTGACCAACGCCATCCCGGGCGCCCGGCTGATCACCTCTCCCGGCGCCGGCCACATGCTCCCGCTCGAGCGCGACCGCCACGTCTCGGACATGCTCGAGTCGCTCATCGACCCGCTCCTCGAGCAGGTCGCCGAGCCCGCCCCCGACGAACGATGAGCGTCGCGGCCGTCGTGCTCGCCGGCGGCTCCGGCAGCCGCCTCGGGGCCGACCGCAACAAGGTCCTGCTCACCCTGGGTGGCGAGTCCCTCCTGCGTCGCTCGGTCCGCACCGCCACCCTGGTGAGGGGGGTCGCGGTCGTCGTGGTCGTCGTACGCGCCGGAGACGAGCCCGACCTCGACGGCGACTGGCCGGTGCCGGTCGAGACCGCGCCGGGAGGCGGGACCCGCCACGCCTCCGAGTGGTCCGCGCTGCAGCACCTCCGGCCCCGCATCGGGTCCGGCGAGGTCGACGTGGTCGCGATCCACGACGCCGCCCGGCCGCTGGCCTCGGTCGCGCTGTGGGACACGGTCGTGTCCGCCGCCCGGGAGCACGGCGGTGCGCTGCCCGCCCGGCCGGCCGTGGGCGTCGTACGCCGTGACGGGGGCCCGGTCCCCGACCTGGTCACCGTGCAGACGCCGCAGGCGTTCCGGGCGGTCCCGCTGCTCGAGGCGTACGCCGCGGCGGAGCGCGACGGCTTCACCGGCACCGACACGGCGTCCTGCGTGACGGCCTACTCCGAGGTCCGCCTGCGGGCCGTCGACGGGGAGGTGACCAATCTCAAGGTCACCTGGGCCGAGGACCTGCCGCTGGCCGAGCGGCTGCTCCGGCGCCGCTGATCTCCGACACTGGCGCCACTGTCAGGGCGGACCGCCCGCCGCGGAGGCGACGAGCGCGTCGCCGGCCTGGGTGCGGCGGTAGAGCACCGAGCGGCCCGAGCGCCGGCGCCCGACGAGCCCCGCCTCGCGCAGGACGGTCAGGTGGTTGCCGACCGACCCGACCGGCAGCCCGATGAGCGCGGCCAGCTGGGTGGTCGACGCCGGCTCGGCGAGCAGCCCCAGGATCCGCGCGCGGTTGGACCCGAGCAGCCGGTGCAGCGCCTGCGGAGCGACGGCCTCGGCGACGATCCCCATCCCCGAGGCCTGGTAGACGATCGCATAGCGCTGCGCGGGCAGGTGCCACAGCACCGAGCTGGTCGGGCTGCTGACCGGGTGGAACGACAGGGTCGCGCCGCTGCCCAGGTGCTTGGGTGGCAGCTGGTGGCCGCTGATCCGTACGCGCCCCTCGCCGAGGTAGGCCCGGCCCATGCCCTCCAGCGCCGCGCTCCACCCGCCGGAGGCCAGCGCCGCGGTGCGCGAGACGACGTCGGCCTCGAGCACGTGGCGCCGGCGCGGCCACTCCTCGGCCAGCGTCGTGTCCCAGGTCCACTGCATCAGGTCGGCGACCGCGTCCCCGAGCCCGGTCGTGGTCTCGAGCACCTCCGGCAGCCGGTCGCGGCCGTGCGTCTGCCGCAGGTCCGCCCGCACCTGCTCGTCCGAGAGCGCCCGCACGCCGGCCAGCTCCTCGACGAGGTCGCCGACCCGTTCGGGCGCCGCGGTGAGGCAGTCGGCGACCCAGCGCGGCCCGAACCCCTCGGCGACGATCGCCGCCCACAGGGGCCGGGTTGCCATGGTCATCTGGTACGCCGCCGCGTGCCGGGCGTACCACCCCGCCAGCCACGGCGGCGGCGACCCGCGTCGCAGCAGCCCCAGCGCCGCCAGGGTCTCGGCCGAGGTGGACACCGCGAACCTCGCCCGCGCGAGCACGTCCGGCGCCAGCACCCAGTCGCTCATGTTTCGCCTCCTCACGAAACTCTAGGCCGCGTCGTCGTACGCCGGGAGGCTCGCCCTCGTGACGACGTACACCTCCCTGCTGCGGCTGCGCGAGTTCCGCGCACTCTTCGGCGCCCAGGCCGCGAACGTGCTGGCCGGCTCGCTGGCCGGGCTGGCGCTGGCCACCCTGGTCGACCGGGCGACCGGGTCCCCGCTGCTCACCGCGCTCGCGGTCTTCGCCCCGACCCTGGCCAACGTGCTGGGCGCCGCGACCGCGATGTCGCTGGCCGACGGCCGCTCGCCGCGGGCCGCGGTCGTCGCGCTCCAGGCGGCGATCGCGCTGGGGCTGCTGGCGCAGGCCCTGCCGGGGCTGCCCCTGTGGGCCCGGTTCGCGCTCCTGCTGCTGATGGGCCTGCTGAGCTCGGTCAGCGGCGGCATCCGCACCGCGGTGATGTCGGAGGTCGTCGGCATCGAGGCCTACGCGCGGGCGCGCTCGCTGCTCAACGTCTCCGTGGGCGTGATGCAGGTCGCGGGCTACGCGCTCGGGGCGGGGGTGCTGGCCGCGGTCGGCCCGTCCCGCACGTTCCTGCTCGCCGCCGGGCTCGCCGCGACCTCCACGCTCACCCTCCGCCTGGGCGTACGCCGGCACTCGGTCCGCGCGGCCGTCCGCCCGTCCCTGCGCCAGACGGCCACGACCAACGCGTGGCTCGCGCGGCAGCGCCCCCTGCGCCCCGTGCTGCTCGCCCTGTGGGTGCCCAACGGGCTCGTCGTGGGGTGCGAGGCGCTGTTCGTGCCCTACGCGGGCGAGCGGGGCGGCTGGCTGTTCATGGCAGCCGCGGTGGGGATGCTCGCCGGCGACCTCGTCGTGGGGCGGGTGCTCACCCCCGCCTGGCGTGCCCGCGTCGGGCCGTGGCTGCGGCTGCAGCTCGCGGTGCCGTTCCTGTTCTTCGCGCTCTCGCCGGGGCTGCCGGTGGCGATGGTCCTCGCGGCCGTGGCGTGCGTCGGCTATGCCGCGACCCTGCCCCTCCAGGAGCTCCTGCTCGTCCTCACGCCCGACCGCGTGCGGGGCCAGGTGCAGGGCGTCGAGCAGGCGGGCCGGATGACCTGCCAGGGGCTGGGCGCGGTGCTGGCCGGGACGGTTGCCGAGGTGGTGCCGGTCGGCACCGCGATGGGCGTGATGGCCGTGCTGTCGGTGCTGGTCACGCTCGCGGTGATGCCGGGGGTGGCGCGCTCAGGCCGCTCACTGGTCGAGCAGCGCGACCTCGGCGGCGTCGACGAGCCGGCGGGCCGCGACGGGGACCTCGACGAGCACCACGGGGACCCCGCTGTCGAGGAGCCGCGCGACGAGGCCGGGCAGGTCGTCGTCGGCCGGGACCCGGTCGCGGAGGGACGCGGGCACCACGACCGGTGAGCACACCGCGACGAGACCGTCGCGGTCGACGCCGGGGCCGACGTACCCGTCCTCGAGCGTCGTGACCGTGTCGGTCACCGGCCGGACGCCGACGGCGACCGCGCCGACCGCGGAGGCGACCACCCGGCGTACGTCGTCGGCGGTGAGGCCCGGGCACCGCTCGTCCAGCAGGACCAGGCCGTCATCGGGGCCCGCCTGGCCCTCGCCGATCCCGAGCTCGCCCGGCAGGCGGGACAGGCGACCCTGCCAGGCAGTGCCCACCAGGCCCGCCCACGACACGACCGTGCCCGTCCAGCTGCTCACGGGGCCAGCCTCCCAGGAAACCGAAGGGCCCCCGGACCTGGTGGTCCGGGGGCCCTGCTGACGTGGGTCACGCCTCAGGAGGCGAGCACCTCGTCGAGGATCGTCTCGGCCTTGTCCTCGTTGGTGGACTCGGCCAGCGCGAGCTCGGAGACGAGGATCTGGCGCGCCTTGGCCAGCATCCGCTTCTCACCCGCGGACAGGCCGCGGTCGCGCTCGCGGCGCCAGAGGTCGCGCACGACCTCCGCCACCTTCATGACGTCCCCGGAGTGCAGCTTCTCGAGGTTGGCCTTGTAGCGCCGCGACCAGTTGGTCGGCTCCTCGGTGTGCGGTGCCCTCAGGACGTCGAAGACCCGCTCCAGCCCGGCCTTGTCGACGACGTCACGGACGCCGACCAGATCCAGGTTGCACGCGGGGACTCGAACGACGAGATCCTGTTGGGCGACGATGCGAAGCACGAGGTAGAGCTTGTCCTCGCCCTTGATCGTCCGGGTTTCGATGTTTTCGATCACGGCAGCGCCGTGGTTCGGGTAGACAACCGTTTCGCCGACGGTGAAGGTCATGTGTCAGTTACCCCTTTCCAGGTGACCAGTCTAACACGTCGCGAATCGGACATCGTTTCCGTTTGCGCAGGTCAGAGGCCTGTGAGGGCTTGACAAATGCTCTTTACATGTGCCGTGCCGGGGCAGCGCGCCTCGGTCGTGGCGCCACGGCTCGGCGGCTCCACGGCCCTAGCATGCGCCCATGCAGTTCCGACGAAACCCTGGCTACGTCCCCGCCCTGGCGCTGGCCGCGCACCCCTTCCAGGGGCTCGCGATCGCCGCCGGGACGGCCCTGGCCGCGGTCCTCGCCGGACGTGCCCTCCGCGAGGTCGGGGTGGTGTTCGTGGCGGTGCTGCTGGGCCGCCTGACCTACGGCTGGCTCAACGACGTGGCCGACCGCCACCGCGACATCGCCGTGGAGCGGCCGGACAAGCCCCTGGCCCGGGAGTGGGTCGACCCGGGCAGCCTCACCTTCGCCACCGCGGTCGTCGTCTGCTTCGTCGTGCCCCTGTCGATCACCACCGGCGTGGTCTCCGGCATCGCCCACCTGCTCTCGGTCGTGGCGGCCTGGACCTACAACACCCGGCTCAAGACCACCCCGCTGTCGTTCCTGCCGTGGGCGGTCAGCTTCGGCCTGCTGCCGGCGTACCTCTCCTACGGGGGGTGGGGCGGCGACTTCGAGGGCTCCCCGCCCACCTGGCCGGTCACCCTGCTGGCCGCGCTGCTCGGGGTGTGCGTGCACTTCATCGACGCGCTGCCCGACCTGGTCGTCGACAACCGCAACAAGCTGCGCAGCCTGCCGTTGGTCGTCGCCCTGCGCACCGGCGCCGCACGCCTGCTGGTGATCACCTCGGTGGTGACCGCCGCGACCGTCGCCGGGCTCGCCGTGGCGGGTCTCACGGTCGGTCTGACGCAGTAGCCCGCGCCCTCGGGGGGGCGGTTCCCCTAGACTCCCGGGCGTGACCGCCCGTGACCTGCCCGCCCGCGCCCGCACCGCCGCGCTGGCCACCGCGCTCCTGCTGTCCGTGCCGACCCTCGCCGCGTGCGCCGCGTCGGCGACCGACGAGGTCTACACGCCCACCAGGGGCGTGAACAAC
This genomic window from Nocardioides marmoribigeumensis contains:
- a CDS encoding ArsR/SmtB family transcription factor, with product MSDWVLAPDVLARARFAVSTSAETLAALGLLRRGSPPPWLAGWYARHAAAYQMTMATRPLWAAIVAEGFGPRWVADCLTAAPERVGDLVEELAGVRALSDEQVRADLRQTHGRDRLPEVLETTTGLGDAVADLMQWTWDTTLAEEWPRRRHVLEADVVSRTAALASGGWSAALEGMGRAYLGEGRVRISGHQLPPKHLGSGATLSFHPVSSPTSSVLWHLPAQRYAIVYQASGMGIVAEAVAPQALHRLLGSNRARILGLLAEPASTTQLAALIGLPVGSVGNHLTVLREAGLVGRRRSGRSVLYRRTQAGDALVASAAGGPP
- a CDS encoding UbiA family prenyltransferase — protein: MQFRRNPGYVPALALAAHPFQGLAIAAGTALAAVLAGRALREVGVVFVAVLLGRLTYGWLNDVADRHRDIAVERPDKPLAREWVDPGSLTFATAVVVCFVVPLSITTGVVSGIAHLLSVVAAWTYNTRLKTTPLSFLPWAVSFGLLPAYLSYGGWGGDFEGSPPTWPVTLLAALLGVCVHFIDALPDLVVDNRNKLRSLPLVVALRTGAARLLVITSVVTAATVAGLAVAGLTVGLTQ
- a CDS encoding IspD/TarI family cytidylyltransferase → MSVAAVVLAGGSGSRLGADRNKVLLTLGGESLLRRSVRTATLVRGVAVVVVVVRAGDEPDLDGDWPVPVETAPGGGTRHASEWSALQHLRPRIGSGEVDVVAIHDAARPLASVALWDTVVSAAREHGGALPARPAVGVVRRDGGPVPDLVTVQTPQAFRAVPLLEAYAAAERDGFTGTDTASCVTAYSEVRLRAVDGEVTNLKVTWAEDLPLAERLLRRR
- a CDS encoding CarD family transcriptional regulator translates to MTFTVGETVVYPNHGAAVIENIETRTIKGEDKLYLVLRIVAQQDLVVRVPACNLDLVGVRDVVDKAGLERVFDVLRAPHTEEPTNWSRRYKANLEKLHSGDVMKVAEVVRDLWRRERDRGLSAGEKRMLAKARQILVSELALAESTNEDKAETILDEVLAS
- a CDS encoding MFS transporter, which translates into the protein MTTYTSLLRLREFRALFGAQAANVLAGSLAGLALATLVDRATGSPLLTALAVFAPTLANVLGAATAMSLADGRSPRAAVVALQAAIALGLLAQALPGLPLWARFALLLLMGLLSSVSGGIRTAVMSEVVGIEAYARARSLLNVSVGVMQVAGYALGAGVLAAVGPSRTFLLAAGLAATSTLTLRLGVRRHSVRAAVRPSLRQTATTNAWLARQRPLRPVLLALWVPNGLVVGCEALFVPYAGERGGWLFMAAAVGMLAGDLVVGRVLTPAWRARVGPWLRLQLAVPFLFFALSPGLPVAMVLAAVACVGYAATLPLQELLLVLTPDRVRGQVQGVEQAGRMTCQGLGAVLAGTVAEVVPVGTAMGVMAVLSVLVTLAVMPGVARSGRSLVEQRDLGGVDEPAGRDGDLDEHHGDPAVEEPRDEAGQVVVGRDPVAEGRGHHDR